A DNA window from Luteolibacter luteus contains the following coding sequences:
- a CDS encoding Fur family transcriptional regulator: MDQSVLDRLDTFIRKKGLRRTPQRDAIVRTAFASDEHFTSEELFDRSRKANAGVSRATVYRTISLLVEAGLLHEIDLGGDLKTYDPNFVEKPSHNHLVCIDCGKVLEFADSHLEVLNDCLTRRMGFRPVRQSIKIEACCEQLRKKGVCPNLITARVSGKRLPKRKRQGS; the protein is encoded by the coding sequence GTGGATCAATCCGTCCTCGACCGACTCGACACCTTCATCCGGAAAAAGGGGCTCCGCCGCACTCCGCAGCGGGATGCGATCGTGCGCACGGCCTTCGCCAGTGACGAACATTTCACCTCCGAGGAACTCTTCGACCGCTCCCGGAAAGCAAATGCCGGGGTGTCCCGAGCCACGGTCTACCGGACGATCTCCCTGCTGGTAGAGGCCGGGCTGCTCCATGAGATCGATCTCGGCGGGGACCTGAAGACCTACGATCCGAACTTCGTCGAGAAGCCAAGCCATAATCACTTGGTCTGCATCGACTGCGGCAAGGTCTTGGAATTCGCGGACTCGCATTTGGAGGTGCTCAATGATTGCCTGACCCGCCGGATGGGCTTCCGCCCCGTCCGACAGTCGATCAAGATCGAGGCCTGTTGTGAACAACTCCGGAAAAAGGGAGTCTGCCCGAATCTGATCACAGCCCGGGTCTCCGGAAAGCGGCTGCCGAAACGGAAACGCCAAGGGAGCTGA
- a CDS encoding STAS domain-containing protein, producing the protein MSSENAILVGVFDGFTWIRCEGKGSFVTSPVMKECAEKRIADGERCLVIDLEACTGMDSTFMGQLASFSARLSKLGSSGGVQIAGAGERNRNSLEDLGLDCLLEIDPPSAIWRGKADEVRSHLEPYQLGRPIGTQDRAKHVLESHKVLSATNADNARKFAGVVGILEKEVAENEQKAD; encoded by the coding sequence GTGAGTTCGGAAAACGCTATTCTGGTTGGAGTCTTCGACGGCTTCACATGGATCCGGTGTGAAGGAAAAGGCTCCTTCGTTACCAGTCCCGTGATGAAGGAATGCGCCGAGAAGCGAATAGCTGACGGCGAGCGATGTCTGGTCATCGACCTCGAAGCTTGCACGGGCATGGACTCCACCTTCATGGGGCAGCTCGCCAGCTTCTCCGCCCGTCTCTCCAAGCTCGGTTCTTCCGGCGGTGTCCAAATTGCGGGCGCAGGGGAACGGAACCGGAACTCCCTCGAAGATCTCGGTCTCGATTGCTTGCTTGAGATCGATCCTCCCTCTGCAATTTGGAGGGGAAAGGCGGATGAAGTCCGCTCTCACCTGGAGCCCTATCAACTGGGCCGTCCTATCGGAACCCAAGATCGGGCCAAGCACGTGCTCGAATCCCACAAGGTTCTCTCCGCCACCAACGCGGATAACGCCCGGAAGTTCGCCGGAGTGGTCGGCATCCTCGAAAAAGAGGTCGCCGAAAACGAACAGAAGGCCGATTGA
- a CDS encoding PP2C family protein-serine/threonine phosphatase has protein sequence MQHLVTYLLLAVVVIGLAVAMRKVKVQLRNKNEELNAFEGEEQRMFAFLHDLGSAIGSDTTMTGLYRLIVDGVNKVVAARGGALYLLDDSRQKLQPRYLSASCPALVGVPAEVQQKALKDPRALDSHLRLAQVPMDEGVFGAVLAAGEALQIADVKAHESFRNSKTSPGEGIVALIAPLRHGGRDLGVLSVTRSKEEAPFTANDFAVFRTVAEQSAFAIGNALVHREASEKRQMEGELRNAREVQRVLLPQGEPVVPGYRVSGTNMPARIISGDYYDHLDLGDGRHGVVIADVSGKGVAAGLLMAMCRSVLRSLAGVHESPAEALGRVNRQLFPDIKEDMFISLFYAVIEGDGGTVKFARAGHDPALLYRAEERSVELIKPPGLALGIDEGDVFERVTKVQEIRMNPGDCFLFHTDGVKEAVNAAGEEFGMERLREAFRECASLGAEATIRCVERELAKFVGEAPQMDDVTLVAVEKR, from the coding sequence ATGCAGCACCTCGTCACCTACCTTCTGTTAGCCGTTGTTGTCATCGGCCTCGCGGTCGCGATGCGGAAGGTCAAGGTCCAGCTCCGCAACAAGAATGAGGAGCTCAATGCCTTCGAAGGCGAGGAACAGCGCATGTTCGCTTTCCTTCACGATCTCGGCTCCGCAATCGGTAGCGATACCACGATGACCGGCCTCTATCGCCTGATCGTTGATGGGGTAAACAAGGTTGTTGCGGCCAGGGGAGGAGCCCTTTACCTGCTGGATGACTCGCGGCAGAAGCTCCAGCCGAGGTATCTCTCCGCATCCTGTCCGGCGCTTGTCGGAGTTCCTGCCGAGGTCCAACAAAAGGCTCTGAAGGATCCACGAGCCCTTGATAGCCATCTGCGTCTCGCTCAAGTGCCTATGGACGAGGGCGTCTTCGGCGCGGTTCTGGCAGCGGGCGAAGCCCTTCAGATCGCTGATGTGAAGGCGCATGAATCCTTTCGGAATTCCAAGACCAGTCCGGGGGAGGGGATCGTGGCGCTCATTGCCCCCCTCCGCCATGGCGGCCGAGATCTCGGAGTGCTGTCGGTGACCCGCAGCAAGGAGGAGGCTCCCTTCACGGCAAATGACTTCGCGGTCTTCCGCACCGTGGCCGAGCAATCCGCCTTCGCGATCGGGAATGCCCTTGTCCACCGCGAAGCCAGCGAGAAGCGCCAGATGGAAGGAGAGCTCCGCAACGCCCGCGAGGTGCAGCGCGTGCTTCTTCCGCAGGGAGAACCTGTTGTCCCTGGTTACCGGGTCAGCGGGACCAACATGCCGGCCCGCATTATCAGTGGTGACTACTATGATCACCTCGACCTTGGAGACGGTCGGCATGGCGTGGTCATCGCGGACGTCTCGGGGAAAGGGGTGGCTGCCGGCCTGCTGATGGCGATGTGTCGTAGCGTACTTCGTTCCCTTGCTGGAGTTCACGAAAGCCCCGCGGAAGCACTGGGCCGGGTAAACCGCCAGCTCTTCCCGGATATCAAGGAGGACATGTTCATCAGCCTCTTTTACGCGGTGATCGAGGGAGATGGCGGCACGGTCAAGTTTGCCCGGGCTGGACATGACCCCGCCCTGCTCTACCGCGCGGAGGAACGCAGCGTGGAACTCATCAAGCCCCCCGGTCTAGCCTTGGGAATCGATGAAGGAGACGTCTTTGAGCGCGTCACCAAGGTTCAGGAGATCCGGATGAACCCGGGTGATTGCTTTCTCTTCCACACCGATGGAGTGAAAGAAGCCGTGAATGCCGCCGGTGAGGAATTCGGCATGGAGCGGCTCCGCGAGGCCTTCCGTGAATGCGCCTCCCTGGGAGCAGAGGCCACCATCCGCTGCGTAGAGCGCGAACTCGCGAAGTTCGTCGGCGAGGCTCCGCAGATGGACGACGTGACTCTCGTGGCGGTGGAGAAACGCTAG
- the grpE gene encoding nucleotide exchange factor GrpE codes for MTPEEEIDKAATPAEAPAVAEEIAADPYAELEADVVKWRELAVRTAADLDNFRKRSAREREDAIRYANQSLLEDLLPVIDNFEMGMQAAAQDKSSMIYVGMDMVRRQLNDFLGAQGVTEIPAEGKPFDPNIHEAVSHEVSADVADNTILRVHRRGFMLRDRLLRPATVVVAKNEKEG; via the coding sequence ATGACTCCCGAAGAAGAGATCGACAAGGCCGCCACCCCTGCGGAAGCCCCCGCGGTAGCCGAGGAAATCGCTGCCGACCCTTACGCCGAGCTGGAAGCCGACGTGGTAAAGTGGCGCGAACTCGCTGTGCGCACGGCCGCCGATCTGGACAATTTCCGCAAGCGCTCCGCCCGTGAAAGGGAAGACGCCATCCGCTACGCCAACCAGTCCTTGCTGGAGGACCTCCTGCCCGTCATCGACAACTTCGAGATGGGGATGCAGGCCGCCGCCCAAGACAAGAGCTCGATGATCTACGTCGGCATGGATATGGTTCGCCGTCAGCTGAATGACTTCCTTGGAGCCCAAGGTGTTACCGAGATTCCAGCAGAGGGTAAGCCCTTTGACCCGAATATCCACGAGGCCGTCTCTCACGAGGTGTCGGCAGATGTGGCGGACAATACGATCCTGCGCGTGCATCGCCGCGGCTTCATGCTGCGTGACCGCTTGCTGCGTCCCGCCACCGTTGTGGTAGCCAAGAACGAGAAGGAAGGATGA
- the dnaJ gene encoding molecular chaperone DnaJ, which translates to MAAKRDYYEILGVSREASADEIKKAYRKLAVKFHPDKNPGDHQAEEKFKELGEAYEALSDADKRAAYDRYGHSAFSGGMGGGGGFHDPMDLFSQVFGSAFGGGFEEFFGGGRRQRSGKQRGSDLRYDLEISLEEAARGSEKELEIEHFGPCGNCHASGSKSGGGTKPCTSCGGRGVVARQAGIFIQQTTCPECRGAGETVSDPCNTCGGDGRTHKTSRIKIRIPAGVEDGTRLRSTGNGDAGVRGGAAGDLYVFLHVKEHDVFEREGNDLFCEVPMPFSTATLGGELEVPTLDGKASIKIPAGTQGGTLFRLRDRGVPSLSNSKKGDLHVRVQVEVPTKLNAEQQEKLRSFAESIGEHNSPMQESFFQKARRFFDL; encoded by the coding sequence ATGGCCGCGAAGCGCGACTACTACGAGATCCTCGGCGTTTCCCGCGAAGCAAGCGCGGATGAGATCAAGAAGGCTTACCGCAAGCTGGCGGTGAAGTTCCACCCGGACAAAAACCCGGGCGATCATCAGGCTGAAGAGAAGTTCAAGGAGCTTGGCGAGGCCTACGAGGCCTTGAGCGATGCCGACAAGCGTGCCGCCTATGACCGCTACGGGCACTCCGCCTTTAGCGGCGGCATGGGTGGCGGCGGTGGCTTCCATGATCCGATGGACCTGTTCTCGCAGGTCTTTGGCAGCGCTTTCGGAGGTGGCTTCGAGGAATTCTTCGGCGGCGGCCGTCGCCAGCGTAGCGGCAAGCAACGCGGTAGCGACCTGCGCTACGATCTGGAGATTTCGCTGGAAGAAGCGGCCCGCGGTTCCGAGAAGGAGCTCGAGATCGAGCACTTCGGTCCCTGCGGAAATTGCCATGCGTCCGGCTCGAAGAGCGGTGGCGGCACGAAGCCCTGCACAAGCTGCGGTGGTCGCGGTGTCGTGGCGCGCCAAGCAGGCATCTTCATCCAGCAGACCACCTGTCCCGAGTGCCGCGGTGCCGGGGAAACAGTGTCCGATCCCTGCAATACCTGCGGCGGTGACGGGCGCACGCACAAGACCAGCCGCATCAAGATCCGCATCCCGGCCGGGGTGGAAGACGGCACACGCCTGCGTTCCACTGGCAATGGTGATGCCGGTGTCCGTGGCGGTGCAGCGGGTGATCTCTATGTGTTCCTCCACGTGAAGGAACACGATGTGTTCGAGCGCGAGGGCAACGATCTCTTCTGTGAAGTTCCGATGCCTTTCAGCACGGCGACTCTCGGCGGTGAACTCGAAGTGCCGACCCTCGATGGCAAAGCCTCGATCAAAATCCCGGCGGGTACGCAGGGCGGAACCCTCTTCCGCCTTCGCGACCGCGGCGTGCCGAGTCTTTCCAATAGCAAGAAGGGAGACCTTCACGTCCGCGTGCAGGTGGAAGTGCCGACCAAGCTGAACGCCGAGCAACAGGAGAAGCTGCGCTCTTTCGCCGAGTCCATCGGCGAGCACAATTCCCCGATGCAGGAGTCCTTCTTCCAGAAGGCACGCCGTTTCTTCGACCTCTGA
- a CDS encoding 16S rRNA (uracil(1498)-N(3))-methyltransferase yields the protein MARFFLSPEAWGEHAVLTGDEARHAAQVLRLRRGDSVTVFDGRGRSAKAEIADVSKSELRLVLGETKIRPALSPEICLAQAVPKGKTMDLIVQKAVELGVNSIQPLITRHTVVQVDGEDASKKAAKWQRVALEACKQCGQDLLPEVAPPTDFATWIGQANADLKIVASLFSGARPLREILREAPAPRKVVLLVGPEGDFSPKEGADTLAAGFLPATLGSIVLRAETAAFFGISALRYEYS from the coding sequence ATGGCGCGCTTTTTCCTAAGTCCCGAAGCTTGGGGAGAGCACGCCGTGCTGACGGGAGATGAGGCCAGGCACGCGGCCCAGGTGTTGCGCCTGCGCCGCGGCGATTCGGTTACCGTCTTCGATGGCCGCGGGCGATCGGCGAAGGCGGAGATTGCTGACGTCTCGAAGTCGGAACTCCGCCTTGTCCTTGGAGAGACCAAAATCCGGCCCGCCCTATCCCCGGAGATCTGTCTGGCCCAAGCGGTGCCAAAGGGAAAGACGATGGATCTTATTGTCCAGAAGGCCGTGGAGCTGGGGGTGAACTCGATCCAACCGCTGATCACCCGCCACACGGTGGTCCAAGTGGACGGGGAAGATGCCTCGAAGAAGGCGGCCAAATGGCAACGCGTTGCCTTGGAGGCCTGTAAACAATGCGGCCAAGATCTCCTGCCGGAAGTTGCTCCTCCTACGGACTTCGCCACATGGATCGGCCAAGCGAACGCTGATCTTAAAATTGTCGCCTCGCTTTTTTCTGGCGCGCGCCCTCTTCGGGAGATCCTCCGGGAAGCTCCGGCCCCCCGAAAGGTGGTGTTACTGGTTGGTCCTGAGGGGGATTTTTCCCCGAAGGAGGGGGCGGATACATTGGCGGCGGGATTTTTGCCTGCCACTTTGGGGTCGATCGTGCTTCGTGCAGAGACCGCAGCCTTTTTTGGAATTTCGGCGCTTCGTTACGAATACTCCTAG
- a CDS encoding DUF6530 family protein — MPIPTHLKHRPVVVAENYDRLDGQYAFETDVQGLSLGLAQWNEKGKVDISAKIWRYTGERWSRQSEEMPLHRVLDLALLICKTQKYMSDAYRFERLYNPDEPSVGRIELQGEAMNIAVNTANPEIDEDIKLFRDCLAREGERIGERLTRLAAELKELGYVRG, encoded by the coding sequence ATGCCAATTCCCACCCACCTCAAGCACCGCCCCGTCGTCGTCGCCGAAAATTATGATCGTTTGGACGGTCAATATGCCTTCGAAACTGATGTCCAAGGGCTCTCGCTCGGCCTTGCCCAATGGAACGAGAAGGGGAAAGTCGATATCTCTGCAAAGATCTGGCGCTACACCGGTGAGAGGTGGTCGCGGCAGTCGGAGGAAATGCCTCTTCACCGTGTCCTCGATCTCGCCCTGCTCATCTGCAAAACGCAGAAATACATGAGTGACGCCTATCGCTTCGAAAGGCTCTACAATCCGGACGAACCGAGTGTCGGACGGATCGAGCTTCAAGGAGAGGCCATGAACATTGCGGTGAATACCGCCAATCCTGAAATCGATGAAGACATCAAGCTGTTCCGCGATTGCCTCGCACGGGAGGGCGAGCGCATCGGTGAGCGACTCACCCGCTTGGCGGCGGAGTTAAAGGAGCTTGGATACGTCAGGGGATGA
- the mutM gene encoding bifunctional DNA-formamidopyrimidine glycosylase/DNA-(apurinic or apyrimidinic site) lyase: protein MPELPEVETTRRGVEPHVVGKTIREVIIRHRGLRLPVSETLDQIAGDRITGVRRRAKYLIFDLKKGGSLLVHLGMSGSLRLADPATDFKKHDHVALTLSSGKQLRFHDPRRFGIFLHLSEGDPLAHPLLKGLGPEPLEDEFNTESLAKPFAKRSIAIKVAIMDPKVVVGVGNIYASEALFRAGIRPATEASKVSKPRLAKLTAAIKQVLAESIEQGGTTLRDFLNSDGEPGYFSQRLMVYERKGEPCRICGTKIQHAVMGQRSTYWCPKCQK from the coding sequence GTGCCTGAACTCCCGGAAGTCGAGACCACCCGCCGCGGCGTGGAGCCGCACGTCGTCGGAAAGACCATCCGAGAAGTGATCATCCGCCATCGCGGGCTGCGGCTTCCGGTTTCCGAGACCCTCGATCAAATCGCCGGGGATCGCATCACTGGCGTGCGCCGCCGTGCAAAGTATCTGATCTTTGATCTCAAGAAAGGCGGTTCGCTGCTGGTGCACCTCGGGATGTCGGGAAGCCTCCGGCTCGCCGATCCCGCGACAGACTTCAAGAAGCACGATCATGTGGCGCTAACGCTCTCCTCCGGCAAGCAACTGCGCTTCCACGATCCGCGACGCTTCGGGATCTTCCTTCATCTTTCCGAAGGTGATCCTCTCGCCCATCCCTTACTCAAAGGCTTGGGCCCGGAGCCACTGGAGGATGAGTTTAACACAGAGAGCTTGGCCAAGCCATTCGCGAAACGGAGTATCGCCATCAAGGTGGCCATCATGGATCCGAAGGTCGTCGTGGGAGTGGGAAACATCTACGCCAGCGAAGCGCTCTTCCGCGCGGGCATCCGTCCCGCAACGGAAGCTTCGAAGGTGAGCAAGCCCCGCCTTGCGAAGCTCACCGCGGCCATCAAACAGGTGCTGGCGGAATCGATTGAGCAAGGCGGCACGACCCTGCGGGATTTCCTCAATTCCGATGGCGAGCCCGGCTACTTCAGCCAGCGCCTGATGGTCTATGAGCGGAAGGGTGAACCCTGCCGCATCTGTGGAACGAAGATCCAACACGCGGTGATGGGCCAGCGCTCCACCTACTGGTGCCCGAAGTGCCAGAAGTAG
- the trhA gene encoding PAQR family membrane homeostasis protein TrhA, giving the protein MSPDNPRPRSPLCESKAEEFASMATHALGTALAIAALVAMVLVSKGEAFRTVSASVFGGTLVLLYFSSTLYHAVSCPRKKPLLQALDHACIYLLIAGSYTPLSLVALRGPWGWTLFGVVWFLAVAGVLLKTLSRGRRDTWWSTALYIVMGWLAVFALGPMIRALPAAGIAWLVAGGLCYTLGVIFFAWRNLRFNHAIWHLFVLAGSACHVIATAFYILK; this is encoded by the coding sequence ATGTCGCCGGACAATCCGCGTCCCCGCTCGCCGCTCTGCGAAAGCAAGGCAGAGGAATTTGCCAGCATGGCCACACACGCGCTGGGCACCGCCTTGGCCATCGCCGCCTTGGTAGCGATGGTGCTGGTATCGAAGGGCGAGGCCTTCCGGACTGTCTCCGCGAGCGTCTTCGGCGGCACGCTAGTGCTCCTCTATTTTTCCTCCACGCTCTACCATGCGGTCTCCTGTCCGAGGAAGAAGCCTCTGCTCCAGGCACTGGATCACGCCTGCATTTATCTGCTGATCGCGGGCTCCTACACCCCCCTCAGTCTGGTGGCCCTACGCGGCCCTTGGGGATGGACGCTTTTCGGCGTGGTATGGTTCCTCGCGGTGGCTGGAGTGCTCTTGAAGACCCTTTCCCGAGGAAGACGCGACACCTGGTGGTCTACCGCGCTCTACATCGTGATGGGCTGGCTGGCCGTTTTCGCCTTGGGCCCGATGATCCGCGCCCTGCCCGCCGCTGGCATTGCCTGGCTGGTAGCCGGTGGACTCTGCTACACCCTCGGGGTGATCTTCTTCGCGTGGCGAAATCTCCGCTTCAATCATGCCATCTGGCACCTCTTCGTGCTGGCAGGTAGCGCCTGTCATGTGATCGCGACAGCCTTCTACATCTTGAAGTAA
- a CDS encoding DUF3820 family protein, with product MFPSDGIRGKLLLVNEIDREDFRNLLNEIGRTRMPFGKYGRAAVPPAGMPIYDLPIEYLGWFKERGFPKGRLGELLAIVYEVKCVGMDTVFDPLRHANGGRVKFKPKRKKEVRFDSGREPEK from the coding sequence GTGTTTCCAAGCGACGGTATCCGGGGAAAGCTGCTCCTTGTGAACGAGATCGATCGCGAGGATTTCCGCAACCTGCTCAACGAGATCGGGCGAACCCGGATGCCCTTCGGCAAATATGGCCGGGCCGCCGTGCCGCCTGCCGGGATGCCGATCTATGATTTGCCGATCGAGTACCTCGGCTGGTTCAAGGAACGCGGTTTTCCAAAGGGCAGGCTGGGGGAGTTGCTGGCGATCGTCTACGAAGTGAAATGCGTGGGAATGGACACCGTCTTCGATCCTTTGCGCCACGCAAATGGCGGGCGGGTGAAGTTCAAGCCGAAGCGCAAGAAGGAGGTCCGCTTTGATTCCGGTCGCGAACCGGAGAAATGA
- a CDS encoding GNAT family N-acetyltransferase, with the protein MPPHPVPETIETDRVIVRTAMPGDGPIFNRAVLSSLPELSPWLGWVRTPPSMEDSEASCRRAYEKFLALEDMMAFIFSKEDGELIGGSGLHYMDWTLRCFEVGYWGRTGYVGKGLITEGVRALADFALDGLKANRVFLTTDNANMRSWRLAERAGFELEGILRNERLDLDGKPRDTRVYARVPNR; encoded by the coding sequence ATGCCTCCGCATCCCGTCCCGGAAACGATCGAAACCGATCGCGTGATCGTCCGCACCGCCATGCCGGGGGACGGTCCCATCTTCAACCGCGCGGTGCTGTCCTCGCTGCCCGAGCTCAGTCCTTGGCTCGGCTGGGTGCGGACACCTCCCTCCATGGAGGATTCCGAAGCTTCCTGCCGCCGGGCCTATGAGAAGTTCCTCGCGCTTGAGGACATGATGGCCTTCATCTTTTCCAAGGAAGACGGCGAGTTGATCGGTGGATCCGGTCTCCATTACATGGACTGGACCCTGCGCTGCTTCGAGGTCGGCTACTGGGGCCGGACGGGTTACGTGGGGAAGGGGCTGATCACCGAAGGCGTGCGTGCCTTGGCTGACTTCGCCTTGGACGGATTGAAGGCGAACCGCGTCTTTCTTACCACGGACAACGCGAACATGCGTAGCTGGCGCCTCGCCGAGCGGGCAGGCTTCGAGCTCGAGGGCATCCTCCGCAACGAGCGTCTGGATCTCGATGGCAAGCCTCGTGACACGAGGGTCTATGCACGGGTGCCCAACCGCTAG
- the rpoN gene encoding RNA polymerase factor sigma-54, translating to MADASLHQSLGQQQSLAPQMRRSLEILQANSMELQQLVQQALEINPVLEDITESISLDEDAPDPEEADSMDHLNETDDDWRDLEIMERRSNPWSADDEERREHLYNSIVAPETLQQHLSHQLDLSLVDPDVRMATRHLIGNLDPRGFLDLPARELASRLGIAKKTMDEALKLLQGFEPPGIGASGIQESLLLQLERNGEGNSLEYKIVRDHLEELARKRYPQIARALGTSVERISDAASRIGRLTPNPGGDFDPTGNPYIQPDVVIEKTDEGFKARLTNEYMPKLRISDFYKDMLGKTSNDRKARHFLREQIREGRTLIRSLSLRQETILSIAEKLIEHQPAFLEKGPRHLRPLTMNEIADQIGLHATTISRAVAGKYVLTPHGLMEMRAFFAAGYQTADGTEVSNAGVREAIQDLIAKEDPAKPLSDDALAKQLKTQGIPVARRTVAKYREQLGILPSHLRKSFTG from the coding sequence ATGGCCGATGCCTCGCTTCATCAATCGCTGGGACAGCAGCAATCGCTGGCTCCGCAGATGCGGCGCAGCTTGGAAATCCTCCAAGCCAACTCGATGGAGTTGCAACAGCTCGTCCAACAAGCACTGGAGATCAATCCGGTGCTAGAAGACATCACCGAGTCCATCTCCCTCGATGAGGACGCCCCGGATCCTGAAGAGGCGGATTCGATGGATCATCTCAACGAGACGGACGACGACTGGCGCGATCTGGAAATCATGGAGCGTCGCTCGAATCCGTGGAGCGCGGACGATGAGGAGCGGCGCGAGCATCTTTACAACTCGATCGTCGCTCCCGAAACACTCCAGCAGCACCTTTCTCATCAGCTGGACCTTTCCTTGGTCGATCCTGATGTCCGAATGGCCACGCGGCATCTGATCGGCAACCTTGATCCCCGCGGCTTCCTTGATCTGCCTGCCCGTGAACTCGCGTCACGGCTGGGCATTGCAAAGAAGACCATGGATGAAGCGCTGAAGCTCCTGCAGGGCTTCGAGCCGCCGGGCATCGGAGCTTCCGGCATCCAGGAATCCCTGTTGCTGCAACTTGAGCGCAACGGCGAGGGCAACAGCCTCGAGTACAAGATCGTCCGCGATCACCTCGAAGAACTTGCCCGCAAACGATATCCTCAGATCGCGCGGGCACTCGGCACCAGCGTCGAGCGCATCTCCGATGCGGCATCCCGCATCGGCCGGCTCACTCCGAATCCGGGCGGTGATTTCGATCCGACGGGCAATCCTTACATCCAGCCCGATGTAGTGATCGAGAAGACCGACGAGGGCTTCAAGGCACGGCTCACCAACGAGTACATGCCGAAGCTCCGCATCAGCGATTTCTACAAGGACATGCTGGGCAAGACGTCGAACGACCGGAAGGCCCGCCACTTCTTGCGCGAGCAGATCCGGGAAGGACGTACACTGATCCGCTCCCTCTCGCTACGCCAGGAGACCATCCTCTCCATCGCGGAAAAGCTGATCGAACATCAGCCCGCATTCCTCGAGAAAGGACCGAGGCATTTGCGTCCGCTCACGATGAATGAGATCGCGGACCAGATCGGGCTGCACGCGACGACCATTTCCCGGGCGGTGGCTGGCAAGTATGTCCTGACGCCGCACGGACTGATGGAAATGCGCGCCTTTTTCGCCGCAGGCTATCAGACAGCAGACGGCACGGAGGTCTCCAACGCCGGCGTGCGCGAAGCGATCCAGGATCTCATCGCGAAGGAAGATCCTGCGAAGCCGCTATCCGACGACGCACTGGCGAAGCAGCTGAAGACGCAGGGCATCCCGGTGGCACGCCGCACGGTGGCGAAGTATCGCGAGCAGCTCGGCATCCTGCCCTCGCACCTGCGAAAGTCTTTCACGGGTTGA